The DNA sequence GGCTTAAGTGTTGGATTAATTAAATAGTACACATGTGCATTACTCATGACTAAATCACAAAACCTGTTTTCGGAGTTGAATGCTTCGAATCCATGATGATACATTTCATATACTACTTTACGAGCCTTTGTGACGGCCGAAACATTAATAATTTGGCTGTACAAAAATGCTGCATTCAATTCACTCATAAGATAACTTGACCCTAGCGCTATCCATCGATATTTATCAACAAATCCTTTTTGAAATGCCGTACGATTAGTACCTTTTTCTCTAATGATTTCGGCTAGCTCTCCATAGGTATCATTATTAACAAGTAAGGCTCCTCCTTCGCCACAATGGATGTTTTTAGTTGCATGAAAACTAATTGTACCCAAATCACCAATAGTACCCAAGTGTTGTCCATTCCAATACGCATCAATACAATGGGCAGCATCCTCAACAACTTTTATACCATGCTTTTTTGCTATCCCCATTATCGCCTCCATATCACAAGCCACCCCGCCATAATGCATGGCAAGGATAACTTTTGTACGTTCTGTTATTGCCTCAGGAATATGCAAAGGATCAATATTCATTGTTTTAGGATCGACATCTACGAACACGATCTTGGCACCTCTTAATACAAAAGCATTAGCAGCGGAAACAAAATTGAATGAAGACATTATCACCTCGTCTCCTTCTTCAATATTTAACAAAAGAGCACACATCTCTAAAGCGTGTGTACAAGAAGACGTGAGTAGAACTTTTGATGCACTTGTAAGTTGCTTTAGCTCAAATTCACAAAGCTTCGTGTAAAAACCATTACCCGAAAATGATCTTCTTATAATTGCATCTTTCAGATATTTATCTTCCTCTCCAGACAAATAGGGTAAGTGGAAGGGAATTGTCTGAGTAATCATCGTAGGATAACTATTTTACCAATACCGTTCTTGAAGAAAACATCTTGCTCACTTTGTCGATGCTTTACTGTTTGCCCTGATATTTTATCCTTGACGATTACCCGGTAAAGGTAGACTCCATTAGCTAGCCTATCTCCGTAATTGTCATTACCATCCCAAACATATTCTGTTTGATGTGTACCAATAGACAAGGGACCTAGCTCTGAACTATTGATCTCTTTAACTACACGTCCAGAAACAGTCATGATTTGAATATTAATATCTACCGAGGGTTCTATTCCCGTAAGTGTATACACAAAACGAGTTTGGGTAGAAAAAGGATTCGGATAAGGCAAGAAATGGGATATTTGTTGCTCTTTTATTATTTCAAATGAAGTCTCATAAAGAAGTCGACCAGCTAGATTACCACTTGGATCACCGCCTTTAATCTCTAATTTGTAGATACCATCAGATAAAAATTCTGGTTGAAACAACATTTCCGCCCAATTTTCATTTTCACTTAATTCACTAAAAAACTCTACTTGATTTTGATTATTGGAAATTAAGTTTCTATGACCATCAGGTTGGATCAGATAAACTTCTAGTAGTGCTGGATTATCAAGTGGCAAGTATGGATTTTCATCCGAAATTTTTATTCTTACTTGTGTATTACCGGCTACTAAATCTCCTTCTAGAATGTGCTGACCATCAAAAGTTACATCAATAACAGGGGCGATAACATCTTCAATAGTGTAAATTTTTTTGTTTAAAAAATTATTAAACCGAACCAACTCAAAAGGATCATCATCAGGATTGATTTCTGCAAAAAGTTGACTTTCACCAGCTACAGATTCCGTTGATAAACTAAGCCCCCATTTCACGATAGAGTCAGGTAAGATCGCTTTAATCTTTGTATTCCCTTGCTGTTGTATTGAAGACTGATATTGCCAGGCATAGTTTACTGAAACACTATCCATTAAGTTTACAGGGCTAAGATTTGTGATACCAATGGAAAAATCATAAGTAGCTCCCTGCGCTAAAGAATCTGAAGAAGAAGTAAAGTACGATGCCGCATCAAAGGCTAACTCTAAAGGTTCCAAGTGGCTAATATGCCAATAAGTTAACTGAGGGGGCGTTCGATTTTCCTCATCAAATGCTTGCCATTTCAATTGAAGATAAGGAAAGGCTTCTAGATTGAGTGATGCTAAATCTAGCATATTGTCTTCTAAATTAACTACAATACTTGATACCGAATCAAGACTCACTCTACTCATACCTGCA is a window from the Lewinella sp. LCG006 genome containing:
- the rffA gene encoding dTDP-4-amino-4,6-dideoxygalactose transaminase; translated protein: MITQTIPFHLPYLSGEEDKYLKDAIIRRSFSGNGFYTKLCEFELKQLTSASKVLLTSSCTHALEMCALLLNIEEGDEVIMSSFNFVSAANAFVLRGAKIVFVDVDPKTMNIDPLHIPEAITERTKVILAMHYGGVACDMEAIMGIAKKHGIKVVEDAAHCIDAYWNGQHLGTIGDLGTISFHATKNIHCGEGGALLVNNDTYGELAEIIREKGTNRTAFQKGFVDKYRWIALGSSYLMSELNAAFLYSQIINVSAVTKARKVVYEMYHHGFEAFNSENRFCDLVMSNAHVYYLINPTLKPVEQFAERLLQKGIQTAFHYPPLHKSPKGVQICHFSGEDVFTTKLSRNLIRLPIYSDLNQEVVIDVVKTVNDVIEELN